Proteins encoded within one genomic window of Ovis aries strain OAR_USU_Benz2616 breed Rambouillet chromosome 1, ARS-UI_Ramb_v3.0, whole genome shotgun sequence:
- the LOC101115172 gene encoding carbonyl reductase [NADPH] 1-like, with protein sequence MSSSTRIALVTGANKGLGFAIVRDLCRRFPGDVVLTARDEARGRAAVQQLQAEGLSPRFHQLDITDLQSIRAVRDFLLKEYGGLDVLVNNAAIAFALSDPTPTPIKAEVTMKTNFFGTRDICTELLPLMKPQGRVVNMSSGWGFKALESCSPELQQKLRSETITEEELVGLMNKFVEDTKNGVHRKEGWPDNNIYGVAKIGITALSRIQARKLSEQRGGDKILLNACCPGWVRTDMGGSKAPKSLEEGIETPVYLALLPSDAEGPHGQFVHEKKVAKWQFMPEFYP encoded by the exons ATGTCGTCCTCCACCCGCATAGCGCTGGTCACTGGGGCCAACAAGGGCCTTGGCTTTGCCATCGTGCGTGACCTGTGTCGGCGGTTCCCGGGGGACGTGGTGCTCACAGCGCGGGACGAGGCGCGGGGTCGGGCGGCCGTGCAGCAGCTGCAGGCCGAGGGCCTGAGCCCCCGTTTCCACCAGTTGGACATCACCGACCTGCAGAGCATCCGCGCCGTGCGCGACTTCCTGCTCAAGGAGTACGGGGGCCTCGACGTGCTGGTCAACAACGCGGCCATCGCCTTCGCGC TTAGTGATCCCACGCCAACTCCAATTAAGGCAGAAGTGACcatgaaaacaaatttttttggGACCCGGGATATATGCACAGAACTCCTGCCTCTAATGAAACCCCAAG GCAGAGTGGTGAACATGTCTAGTGGATGGGGCTTCAAAGCTCTTGAAAGCTGCAGCCCTGAACTGCAGCAGAAATTGAGAAGTGAGACCATCACGGAGGAGGAGCTGGTGGGGCTCATGAACAAGTTCGTGGAAGACACAAAGAACGGGGTGCACAGGAAGGAGGGCTGGCCGGATAATAATATTTATGGAGTGGCGAAAATTGGCATCACAGCCCTGTCCAGAATCCAAGCCAGGAAACTGAGTgagcagagaggaggagacaAGATCCTCCTGAATGCCTGCTGCCCAGGGTGGGTGAGAACCGACATGGGGGGATCCAAAGCCCCCAAAAGCCTAGAAGAAGGAATAGAGACCCCCGTGTACTTGGCCCTTCTGCCCTCGGATGCCGAGGGGCCCCATGGACAGTTTGTCCATGAGAAAAAAGTTGCAAAATGGCAATTCATGCCTGAGTTCTACCCATAG